From the Lathyrus oleraceus cultivar Zhongwan6 chromosome 4, CAAS_Psat_ZW6_1.0, whole genome shotgun sequence genome, one window contains:
- the LOC127074295 gene encoding ribose-phosphate pyrophosphokinase 1, giving the protein MASSLFQVQHTSSSTMPFTSSSSSLFTGASHASTVRTLGFLDLPRTRTVAYNSVKCDMSEASNLLNGKPIVPVLPKFMESAKTENTVSRNGSKLKLFSGTANPALSQEIARYMGLELGKVSIKRFADGEIYVQLQESVRGCNVYLIQPTCPPANENFMELQIMIDACRRASAKNITAVIPYFGYARADRKTQGRESIAAKLVANLITKAGADRVLACDLHSGQSMGYFDIPVDHVHCQPVILDYLASKTISSNDLVVVSPDVGGVARARAFAKKLSDAPLAIVDKRRHGHNVAEVMNLIGDVKGKVAVMVDDMIDTAGTIAKGAALLHEEGAREVYACCTHGVFSPPAIERLSSGLFQEVIITNTIPVSEQNYFPQLTILTVANLLGETIWRIHDDSSVSSIFQ; this is encoded by the exons ATGGCTTCATCACTTTTTCAAGTTCAACACACGTCGTCATCAACCATGCCTTTCACTTCTTCCTCCTCCTCTCTCTTCACCGGCGCCTCTCATGCCTCCACCGTTCGAACATTAGGTTTTCTTGACCTTCCCCGCACTCGAACCGTCGCGTACAATAGCGTG AAATGTGATATGTCTGAAGCTTCGAATTTGCTTAACGGGAAACCGATTGTTCCCGTTCTACCCAAGTTCATGGAATCTGCAAAAACTGAGAACACCGTTAGTAGAAACGGTAGCAAGTTGAAATTGTTCTCCGGTACCGCTAATCCTGCACTCTCTCAG GAAATTGCTCGGTATATGGGTTTGGAGCTTGGAAAAGTTTCGATAAAGCGATTTGCAGATGGTGAAATCTATGTCCAGTTACAAGAGAGTGTTAGAGGTTGCAATGTATACCTTATTCAACCAACATGCCCTCCTGCAAATGAGAATTTCATGGAGCTTCAGATAATGATCGATGCATGTCGAAGAGCTTCCGCCAAAAACATCACTGCTGTCATTCCATATTTTGGATATGCTAGAGCTGATAGAAAG ACTCAAGGGCGTGAATCAATTGCAGCTAAACTTGTTGCGAATCTTATTACCAAAGCTGGGGCGGATCGTGTTCTTGCTTGTGATCTTCATTCTGGGCAGTCCATGGGTTACTTTGATATTCCAGTGGATCATGTGCATTGTCAG CCTGTGATCCTTGATTATCTTGCTAGTAAGACAATAAGTTCGAATGACTTGGTGGTTGTTTCCCCTGATGTTGGTGGTGTTGCAAGAGCACGTGCTTTTGCTAAGAAGTTATCTGATGCACCTTTGGCTATTGTAGACAAAAGGCGCCACGGACACAATGTAGCTGAG GTGATGAATCTGATTGGTGATGTAAAAGGAAAAGTTGCTGTAATGGTGGATGATATGATTGACACTGCTG GAACCATTGCCAAGGGTGCAGCACTATTACATGAAGAGGGAGCTAGGGAAGTTTATGCTTGTTGCACTCACGGAGTTTTCAG CCCTCCTGCAATTGAGAGGCTATCCAGTGGCTTATTTCAAGAGGTGATAATTACCAACACCATTCCAGTTTCAGAGCAGAACTATTTCCCTCAGTTAACTATTCTTACCGTAGCAAACCTGTTGGGTGAAACTATTTGGAGAATTCATGATGATAGTTCTGTCAGTAGTATTTTTCAATGA